From the genome of Miscanthus floridulus cultivar M001 chromosome 10, ASM1932011v1, whole genome shotgun sequence, one region includes:
- the LOC136488739 gene encoding uncharacterized protein, translating to MLSWGYAKFMAIPNYTYLKLKMSGPNGVITVGSTFSHAYPCDCKHYELATAVINSAELPELGNSTTPTVPDCNEPTSSSAFHLTEETKVVGIDPTDPTKMVQIGTKLPAK from the coding sequence atgctatcttggggctacgccaagtttatggcaatccccaactacacctacctcaagttgaagatgtcaggaccaaacggcgtcatcaccgtgggtagcaccttttcacacGCCTACCCATGCGACTGCAagcattatgagctcgccactgccgtcatcaactccgCCGAGCTTCCGGAGCTCGGGAATTCGACAACTCCAACAGTCCCCGACTGCAACGAGCCGACCTCCTCAAGTGCCTTCCACCTGactgaggaaaccaaggtggtggggatcgaccccaccgaccctaccaagatggtgcagatcgggaccaagctcccggccaaatag